The Gemmatimonadota bacterium genome has a window encoding:
- a CDS encoding Ig-like domain-containing protein: MGRCQVRPVDAETTRGAQAGVPACGRLRCLLRWGGVKAAFSRFVLLWLWGCDDPAQPPTPTFLVLTPADTAVSPGDTVRITATAFDADDAPIPGTPFRWRSLDTVRARVDTAGLVTARALGDARIEARAPNGLRGFATLRVREVTGFAPQHGAFGTVVTVRGQSLGAEPVVRFGGVPAFLKGVAATGRSLEAWVPVGASTGPLTVTRAGVAAVADGVFFVTGNGDDALEPNGFDEPAALPFPFENPSLVTRPLYTSRDADVYRFELPAAGPVRVELADRSLVIAALRATRMEVIDVAAQDIVGLVASYALFAERPIQPVTISLPRLRAGTYDVLLSPFAFTGSFSAIIPGDRSYGLRLDDRPTFALPPDSLEPNDYPRDAAPLPFPFVGELTLENPYGADYYRFELAATTDVVLQLNPGEAIADHDLDLFLMSAPAKSVPWIAATGEFPRIYMAAALPFSSEEIAGRLPAGQYLIGVLETAGVATRYRLRLLRQASGSAGRAAGAGAAGAGEKLAIWRGALWPKLRRR, translated from the coding sequence ATGGGACGGTGTCAGGTGCGACCGGTGGATGCGGAGACGACGCGAGGCGCGCAGGCAGGTGTGCCGGCGTGCGGGCGCCTGCGGTGCCTGCTGCGCTGGGGTGGTGTCAAGGCCGCCTTTTCGCGCTTTGTGCTGTTGTGGCTCTGGGGCTGTGACGATCCGGCGCAGCCGCCGACGCCCACCTTTCTGGTGTTGACGCCGGCCGATACGGCGGTCTCGCCGGGCGACACAGTGCGCATCACGGCCACGGCGTTTGATGCGGATGATGCGCCCATCCCGGGCACGCCCTTCCGCTGGCGCAGCCTGGACACGGTGCGGGCGCGGGTGGACACGGCCGGACTGGTCACGGCGCGGGCGCTGGGTGACGCGCGCATCGAGGCCCGGGCGCCCAACGGACTCCGCGGCTTTGCCACACTGCGCGTGCGCGAGGTCACCGGATTCGCGCCGCAGCACGGCGCGTTCGGCACCGTAGTCACGGTGCGAGGGCAGTCGTTGGGCGCGGAGCCCGTGGTCCGCTTCGGCGGTGTGCCGGCCTTCCTCAAGGGGGTGGCGGCGACGGGACGGAGCCTGGAGGCCTGGGTGCCGGTGGGCGCCAGCACGGGGCCGCTCACTGTGACCCGTGCGGGCGTGGCGGCGGTCGCCGACGGTGTGTTCTTCGTGACCGGGAACGGCGATGACGCGCTGGAGCCGAACGGCTTCGATGAGCCGGCTGCCCTGCCCTTCCCCTTCGAGAACCCCTCCCTCGTGACGCGGCCGCTCTACACCTCCCGGGACGCCGACGTCTACCGCTTCGAGCTGCCGGCCGCCGGGCCGGTTCGGGTAGAGCTGGCGGACCGCAGCCTGGTGATCGCGGCGCTGCGGGCCACGCGCATGGAGGTGATCGACGTCGCGGCGCAGGACATTGTGGGGCTGGTGGCGAGCTATGCGCTCTTCGCGGAGCGGCCGATCCAGCCGGTAACCATCTCGTTGCCGCGGCTGCGCGCGGGAACGTACGATGTGCTGCTCTCGCCCTTCGCCTTCACGGGCAGCTTCTCGGCCATCATTCCCGGGGACCGCAGCTACGGCCTGCGCCTGGATGACCGGCCCACCTTCGCCCTGCCGCCGGACAGCCTCGAGCCCAACGACTACCCGCGGGACGCCGCGCCCCTGCCTTTCCCGTTCGTGGGCGAGCTGACGCTGGAGAATCCGTACGGCGCGGACTACTACCGCTTCGAGCTGGCGGCCACGACCGACGTGGTGCTGCAACTGAACCCGGGCGAAGCCATTGCCGACCACGACCTGGATCTGTTCCTGATGAGCGCGCCCGCCAAGTCCGTGCCCTGGATCGCGGCGACGGGCGAGTTCCCGCGCATCTACATGGCGGCGGCACTGCCCTTCTCGAGCGAGGAGATCGCGGGCCGCTTACCGGCTGGCCAGTACCTGATCGGAGTGCTGGAGACGGCGGGCGTGGCGACGCGCTACCGGCTGCGGCTGCTGCGGCAGGCGAGCGGCTCGGCTGGCCGAGCGGCGGGGGCGGGCGCCGCCGGAGCGGGGGAGAAGCTCGCGATCTGGCGGGGCGCGCTCTGGCCGAAGCTGCGGCGCCGCTGA
- the carB gene encoding carbamoyl-phosphate synthase large subunit, whose protein sequence is MGGQTALNVSLELHQSGVLERHGVELIGADARAIRMAEDRAEFARAMTRIGLAVPHGGSARSLEDALRIVGDVGYPAIIRPAFTLGGTGGGIGYNLEEFQDAVRRGLDESPIHEVLVDRSVIGWKEFELEVMRDGADNVVIICSIENVDAMGVHTGDSITVAPAQTLTDREYQRMRDAAIAIIREIGVEAGGCNIQFAVHPGNGEMLVIEMNPRVSRSSALASKATGFPIARIGAKLAVGYRLDELPNDITRTTPASFEPVLDYVVVKFPRFAFEKFPTADRTLGVQMKAVGEVMAIGRTFKQAWQKGLRGLEIDRAGWETGARLEDDGLADDSAETLRAALRQPTAERPFQLKRALAAGFTIAELYELTAIDPWFLGQLAELLEAERWFAALAPPQPAERKQEATHAVKANGEVPARVAQAADRDRDRERHREEAQGAHAATAAPGLEDITAAALRRMKRLGFSDLQLARSRGVSESEVRALRQALGVRPTYQMVDTCAGEFPAATPYLYSSYEDESEAPASERPKIVILGSGPNRIGQGIEFDYCCVQAALALRADGFETIMVNSNPETVSTDFDISDKLYFEPLTLEDVLEIVERERPVGVIVQLGGQTPLKLAQPLAELGVPILGTTVDAIDRAEDRDRFAALCRKLGATVPAHGVAVTAAEAAAVAAEVGYPVLVRPSYVLGGRAMEIVYDEASLLEYFGRAVRASPDHPVLVDRFIEDAFEADVDAIGDGRRGVIAGVMQHIEDAGVHSGDSACVLPPYLLKDHEVEEMRRLTLQFAAELGVVGLINVQYAIKDGIVYVLEVNPRASRTVPFVSKATGVPFARLAARAMAGKSLEALGVRHEPPLLGVAVKEAVLPFNKLDVDVILGPEMRSTGEVMGFDESFGMAYAKAQVSAGSALPTSGVIAVTVNDSDKPTVTPIVRRFHDLGFRVLATEGTWRWLRGRGVPAERIYKVGEGRPDIVDQMISGGIDLLVNTPLGKKSQYDDYAMRRAAITYRVPYCTTMSAASAACDAVIALRSRARSVRSLQEWFGAGEAERVEARLAV, encoded by the coding sequence ATGGGCGGGCAGACGGCGCTGAACGTGTCGCTCGAGCTGCACCAGAGCGGGGTGCTCGAGCGCCACGGCGTCGAGCTGATCGGCGCTGACGCGCGCGCCATCCGCATGGCGGAGGACCGCGCCGAGTTTGCCCGGGCCATGACGCGCATCGGGCTGGCCGTCCCACACGGCGGGTCCGCCCGCTCGCTCGAGGACGCGCTGCGCATTGTGGGCGACGTCGGCTACCCTGCCATCATCCGCCCCGCCTTCACGCTGGGTGGCACGGGCGGCGGCATTGGCTACAACCTCGAGGAGTTCCAGGACGCGGTGCGGCGGGGGCTGGACGAGTCGCCGATCCACGAGGTGCTGGTGGACCGGTCGGTCATCGGCTGGAAGGAATTCGAGCTCGAGGTCATGCGCGATGGCGCGGACAACGTGGTCATTATCTGCTCGATCGAGAACGTGGACGCCATGGGCGTGCACACGGGCGACTCGATCACGGTGGCGCCCGCGCAGACGCTGACGGATCGCGAGTACCAGCGCATGCGGGACGCGGCCATCGCCATCATCCGCGAGATCGGCGTCGAGGCCGGCGGCTGCAACATCCAGTTCGCGGTGCACCCCGGGAACGGCGAGATGCTGGTGATCGAGATGAATCCCCGGGTCTCGCGCTCCTCGGCGCTGGCCTCCAAGGCGACCGGGTTCCCGATCGCGCGCATCGGCGCCAAGCTGGCCGTCGGCTACCGGCTGGACGAGCTGCCCAATGACATCACGCGCACCACGCCGGCCTCCTTCGAGCCCGTGCTGGACTACGTGGTGGTGAAGTTCCCGCGCTTCGCCTTCGAGAAGTTCCCCACCGCCGACCGCACGCTGGGCGTGCAGATGAAGGCGGTGGGCGAGGTGATGGCCATCGGGCGGACATTCAAGCAGGCGTGGCAGAAGGGGCTGCGAGGGCTGGAGATCGACCGCGCCGGCTGGGAGACGGGGGCGCGACTCGAGGACGACGGGCTGGCCGACGACTCGGCCGAGACGCTGCGCGCGGCGCTGCGCCAGCCCACTGCGGAGCGGCCCTTCCAGCTCAAGCGCGCCCTGGCCGCCGGCTTCACCATTGCCGAGCTGTACGAGCTCACCGCCATTGATCCCTGGTTCCTGGGGCAACTGGCGGAACTGCTCGAGGCGGAGCGGTGGTTTGCTGCACTTGCGCCGCCCCAGCCGGCAGAACGGAAGCAGGAAGCAACTCACGCAGTCAAGGCGAATGGGGAGGTTCCTGCCCGAGTGGCTCAGGCTGCGGACCGGGATCGGGATCGGGAACGGCATCGAGAGGAGGCGCAGGGCGCCCATGCCGCGACGGCGGCGCCCGGGCTCGAGGACATCACCGCCGCTGCGCTGCGGCGCATGAAGCGGCTGGGCTTCAGCGACCTGCAGCTCGCGCGTTCGAGGGGGGTGAGCGAGAGCGAGGTGCGGGCGCTGCGGCAGGCGCTGGGGGTCCGCCCCACCTACCAGATGGTGGACACGTGCGCGGGCGAGTTTCCCGCCGCGACGCCGTACCTCTACTCCTCATATGAGGACGAGTCGGAGGCGCCGGCCAGCGAGCGGCCCAAGATCGTGATCCTGGGGAGCGGGCCGAACCGCATTGGCCAGGGCATCGAGTTCGACTACTGCTGCGTGCAAGCCGCCCTGGCGCTGCGGGCGGACGGGTTCGAGACGATCATGGTGAACTCGAACCCGGAGACCGTTTCCACGGACTTCGACATCTCGGACAAGCTGTACTTCGAGCCGCTCACGCTCGAGGACGTGCTCGAGATCGTGGAGCGGGAACGGCCGGTGGGCGTGATCGTGCAGTTGGGCGGACAGACGCCGCTCAAGCTGGCCCAGCCGCTGGCCGAGCTGGGCGTGCCCATCCTGGGCACCACAGTGGACGCCATTGACCGCGCCGAGGACCGGGACCGCTTCGCTGCGTTGTGCCGGAAACTGGGCGCGACTGTGCCGGCCCATGGGGTGGCCGTGACCGCGGCGGAAGCGGCGGCGGTAGCGGCTGAGGTGGGCTACCCCGTGCTGGTGCGCCCGTCCTACGTGCTGGGCGGCCGGGCCATGGAGATCGTCTACGACGAGGCGTCGCTGCTCGAGTACTTCGGCCGCGCCGTGCGCGCCTCACCCGACCACCCCGTGCTGGTCGACCGCTTCATCGAGGACGCCTTCGAAGCGGATGTGGACGCCATCGGCGACGGCCGGCGCGGCGTGATCGCGGGCGTGATGCAGCACATCGAGGACGCGGGCGTGCACTCGGGCGACTCGGCTTGCGTGCTGCCACCCTACCTGCTCAAGGACCACGAGGTCGAGGAGATGCGGCGGCTCACGCTGCAGTTCGCGGCCGAGCTGGGTGTGGTGGGGCTGATCAACGTGCAGTATGCCATCAAGGACGGCATCGTCTACGTGCTGGAGGTGAATCCCCGGGCCTCGCGCACGGTGCCCTTCGTTTCCAAGGCTACGGGCGTGCCATTCGCCCGCCTGGCCGCCCGGGCCATGGCCGGGAAATCGCTGGAAGCGCTGGGCGTGCGGCACGAGCCGCCGCTCCTGGGCGTGGCCGTCAAGGAGGCAGTGCTCCCCTTTAACAAGCTGGACGTGGATGTGATCCTGGGTCCCGAAATGCGCTCGACGGGCGAGGTGATGGGGTTCGACGAGTCGTTCGGCATGGCCTACGCCAAGGCGCAGGTCTCCGCGGGCAGTGCCCTGCCCACCAGCGGCGTCATTGCCGTCACCGTTAACGACAGCGATAAGCCTACGGTGACGCCCATCGTGCGGCGCTTCCATGACCTGGGGTTCCGGGTGCTGGCCACCGAGGGGACCTGGCGCTGGCTGCGGGGGCGGGGCGTACCGGCGGAGCGGATCTACAAGGTGGGCGAGGGCCGGCCGGACATTGTCGACCAGATGATCAGCGGCGGCATCGACCTGCTCGTCAACACGCCCCTGGGCAAGAAATCACAATACGACGACTATGCCATGCGCCGCGCGGCCATCACCTATCGGGTGCCCTACTGCACCACCATGTCGGCGGCCTCGGCCGCATGTGACGCCGTGATCGCGCTGCGCTCCCGGGCGCGCTCCGTGAGGAGCCTGCAGGAGTGGTTTGGCGCCGGGGAGGCCGAGCGGGTCGAGGCGCGGCTGGCGGTGTGA
- a CDS encoding PKD domain-containing protein, whose protein sequence is MSRLALASIAALALVLAGACDKAGPAEDFPTGLHPSAALFYGTVCAQNHDFAPAFELIVNGCPDAEAGGYQDEAATFQYRFALGFRAVADQQVLATYEYRYLSGGQLGIRLVDAVFFSVAGGSIAQTNPFPLLYIRELGGSKFIGYVSGCSSQYTDATQCWNNRTGGIHLEPRVCVDDPNDGNYGDADALCADVADDLASRSLNLLPTASFTFQQISEGFKQCFVGCYRFDARSSSDPEGRPLTYYWEFSDGVTALTTDPIYERYFMPGGGRVTARLRVDDGSGGIDIQIQSFWT, encoded by the coding sequence ATGTCCCGCCTCGCTCTTGCAAGCATCGCAGCGCTGGCCCTCGTCCTCGCAGGCGCTTGCGACAAAGCTGGCCCGGCAGAAGACTTTCCGACAGGGCTGCATCCGTCCGCGGCCCTCTTCTACGGCACGGTTTGCGCCCAAAACCACGATTTCGCCCCGGCCTTCGAGCTGATCGTCAACGGGTGTCCGGATGCCGAAGCCGGTGGCTACCAAGACGAAGCGGCGACCTTCCAATACCGCTTCGCTCTGGGTTTCAGGGCGGTCGCGGATCAACAGGTCCTCGCTACCTATGAGTATCGATATCTGAGTGGAGGCCAGTTGGGAATCAGGCTGGTAGATGCTGTCTTTTTCAGCGTTGCCGGCGGCTCAATTGCCCAAACGAATCCCTTTCCTCTCCTGTACATCCGCGAACTTGGAGGGTCCAAGTTCATCGGGTACGTGAGCGGCTGCTCAAGCCAGTACACGGACGCGACACAGTGCTGGAACAACCGGACCGGAGGCATCCATCTTGAGCCGCGCGTCTGCGTTGACGACCCCAACGACGGCAATTATGGCGACGCCGATGCGTTGTGTGCGGATGTGGCGGACGATTTAGCCAGCCGTTCCCTGAACCTGCTACCGACGGCGTCCTTCACCTTCCAACAGATAAGCGAGGGCTTTAAACAGTGTTTCGTCGGCTGCTACCGGTTCGACGCGCGTAGCTCTTCTGATCCGGAAGGCCGACCTCTAACGTACTACTGGGAATTCAGCGACGGGGTTACAGCTCTCACCACCGACCCCATTTACGAGCGCTACTTTATGCCCGGAGGCGGAAGAGTTACAGCACGGTTGCGCGTGGATGACGGCTCGGGAGGCATAGATATCCAGATCCAGAGCTTCTGGACTTAA
- a CDS encoding GGDEF domain-containing response regulator, with the protein MCNGESAAGIPGMEGEALKILLAEDDAEDARQLEEALEEDVARPFLLVRARNLLEALSRLRKKSFDVILLDLTLPNGDGVDMISRVQGEAPDVPVVVLTRLEDEQTAIRALKGGAQDYLVKGKVNGELLFRSSRYAIERHRLLAELRALSLVDELTAVYNRRGFLTLVQQQLKVAHRQKRTMLLFFADLDGVKRINDTFGHAEGDRALVDAAELLKQTFRESDIVARLGGDEFAVFAIESTPDSAQIMMNRLERNLAAHNAEPVRPYPMSISMGIAVYDPASPTSVDDLLSRADRLMYEHKRSKKAQRQGGRRRRGRMSR; encoded by the coding sequence ATGTGCAACGGTGAAAGCGCTGCCGGCATCCCCGGCATGGAGGGAGAAGCCTTAAAGATCCTGCTTGCGGAAGACGACGCCGAGGACGCGAGGCAGCTCGAGGAAGCCCTGGAAGAGGACGTCGCCCGCCCCTTCCTCCTGGTTCGCGCCCGCAACCTGCTCGAGGCGCTGAGCCGGCTGCGCAAGAAGAGCTTCGACGTCATCCTGCTCGATCTCACCCTGCCCAACGGCGACGGCGTGGACATGATCTCGCGGGTGCAGGGCGAGGCGCCCGACGTGCCCGTGGTCGTGCTCACGCGCCTCGAGGACGAGCAGACGGCCATCCGGGCGCTCAAGGGCGGGGCCCAGGACTACCTGGTCAAGGGAAAGGTCAACGGCGAGCTGCTCTTCCGCTCGAGCCGCTACGCCATCGAGCGGCACCGGCTGCTGGCCGAGCTGCGCGCCCTGTCGCTGGTGGACGAGCTCACCGCGGTCTACAACCGCCGGGGCTTCCTCACCCTGGTGCAGCAGCAGCTCAAGGTGGCGCACAGGCAGAAGCGCACCATGCTCCTCTTCTTTGCCGACCTGGACGGCGTGAAGCGGATCAACGACACCTTTGGCCATGCCGAGGGCGACCGTGCGCTGGTGGATGCGGCGGAACTGCTCAAGCAGACGTTCCGCGAATCGGACATCGTGGCCCGGCTGGGCGGCGACGAGTTTGCCGTCTTCGCCATCGAGAGCACGCCTGACAGCGCGCAGATCATGATGAACCGGCTCGAGCGCAACCTGGCGGCTCACAACGCCGAGCCGGTCCGGCCCTACCCCATGTCGATCAGCATGGGCATCGCCGTGTACGATCCCGCCAGTCCCACCTCGGTGGACGACCTGCTCTCCAGGGCGGATCGGCTGATGTACGAGCACAAGCGCAGCAAGAAAGCGCAGCGGCAAGGTGGGCGGCGGCGCCGCGGCCGCATGAGCCGGTAG